In Paenibacillus hexagrammi, the following are encoded in one genomic region:
- a CDS encoding 3-dehydroquinate dehydratase has translation MKMFITIHNKTVPVYSDEKNRKKFNLLKSALEAKVVKGRTAIKKCLDSIISIEIVGCEAILHSLNERDSLALSLY, from the coding sequence ATGAAAATGTTCATCACAATTCACAACAAAACAGTACCCGTATACTCTGACGAGAAAAATAGAAAGAAATTCAACCTCTTGAAATCAGCGCTTGAAGCCAAGGTAGTAAAAGGCCGCACGGCCATTAAGAAATGCTTGGATTCAATTATCAGCATCGAGATCGTCGGATGTGAAGCGATACTGCATTCTCTCAATGAAAGAGACTCGCTAGCATTATCTCTCTATTAA